A single window of Dermacentor albipictus isolate Rhodes 1998 colony chromosome 1, USDA_Dalb.pri_finalv2, whole genome shotgun sequence DNA harbors:
- the LOC135900455 gene encoding uncharacterized protein → MPKNLNTLACNLDKKTRTTQDVHFSAPRQLPEVTRTQATSGTRLDHCSAAEIASTSGFATAVSQHVGDNAYEIIGPDDESPQGANDISVAEESPIPPEVTMTGGMAAIDTETAMSTAAATVYKASSSVSASAAVSEGTAPGLVEQHVCYQCDFFVVHTTHLLNIQKLFTTTVSQCSCAASARLS, encoded by the exons atgccaaaaaatctaaatacattggcatgcaatttggacaagaaaacta ggacaacccaggacgtgcatttctcagcaccccgtcaactgccagaagtgactcgaacacaggccacca gtggcactcggctggaccactgcagtgctgcggaaattgccagcaccagcggctttgcaacagctgtttcacagcatgtcg gagacaatgcctacgaaattattggccctgatgacgagagccctcaaggggcaaacgacatctctgttgcagaagagagcccgataccacctgaagttaccatgacaggtggcatggcagcaatagatacagagacggccatgtctactgcagctgcaacagtttacaaggcaagcagcagtgtgtcagcatcagcagcagtgtcagaaggaaccgcaccaggcctggtagagcaacatgtgtgttATCAATGTgacttttttgtagtgcatacaactcatttgctcaacatacaaaagcttttcaccacgactgtgagccagtgttcttgtgcagcaagtgcaagactaagttaa